The DNA sequence GGCTCATTCGTTGTCCGTTGTCCGATGTCAGTTGCCTGGCTGCCGACCTGGTGGGTGCAGAGTCATCGCCCAAGCGAAGAACAACTGACAACCAACAACTGACAACCGCATTCAGATGTATTTCGCGCCCTCGGGCACCGTGTAGAAGGTGGGGTGCCGGTACACCTTGTCATCGGCGGGGTCAAAGAAGCTTTCGGCGTCCTCGGGTCGGCTGGCGTGGATGTGCTCGGCCTTCACCACCCAGATGCTGTTGCCTTCCTGGCGGCGGGTGTACACATCACGGGCGTTCTCGATGGCCATCGCGGCATCGGCGGCGTGCAGGCTGCCCACGTGCTTGTGGTCCAGCCCGCGCTTGCTCTGGATGAACACTTCCCAGAGGGGCCAGTTGTTGGGGTTGTCGCTCATGTTCTTTTGAATGGCGAGTGGCGAGTGATGAGTGGCGAGTGGTGCTGCCGGGGCAGACTCGCCACTCGCTACTCGCCACTCCGTATCATGCTGCTTTTCGTTTGGCTTTCTTCGTCGCGTAAGCAACGGCCGCATCGCGTACCCATGCCCCATCATTGTGGGCCTTGTTGCGGGCGGCCAGGCGTTCCTTGTTGCAGGGGCCGTTGCCGGCCACCACGTTGTTGAACTCCGTCCAGTCGATGGTGCCCCAGTCGTAGTGCTGGGTCTCCTCGTTCCACTTCAGATCGGGATCGGGGATGGTGAGGCCGATCACCTCCGCCTGCTGCACGGTGCGGTCGATGAAGATCTGGCGCAGCTCGTCGTTGCTCTGGCGCTTGATCTTCCACTTCATGCTCTGCGCGCTGTGCGGGCTGTTGGCATCGGTGGGACCGAACATCATCAAACTGGGCCACCACCAGCGGTTCAGGGCATCCTGGGCCATTTCCTTTTGTGCGGGGCTGCCCTTTGCCAGCACGGCCATGATCTCGTAGCCCTGGCGCTGGTGGAAGCTCTCCTCCTTGCAGATGCGCACCATGGCG is a window from the Flavobacteriales bacterium genome containing:
- the paaB gene encoding 1,2-phenylacetyl-CoA epoxidase subunit B, with protein sequence MSDNPNNWPLWEVFIQSKRGLDHKHVGSLHAADAAMAIENARDVYTRRQEGNSIWVVKAEHIHASRPEDAESFFDPADDKVYRHPTFYTVPEGAKYI
- the paaA gene encoding 1,2-phenylacetyl-CoA epoxidase subunit A, with translation MTEVKNLEDLFQAKIDAEQKIEPKDWMPDAYRKTLVRQISQHAHSEVVGMLPEGNWITRAPSLKRKAILLAKVQDEAGHGLYLYSAVETMGTSREQTIDDLLSGKAKYSSIFNYPTLTWADIGAIGWLVDGAAIMNQVMLCRTSYGPYARAMVRICKEESFHQRQGYEIMAVLAKGSPAQKEMAQDALNRWWWPSLMMFGPTDANSPHSAQSMKWKIKRQSNDELRQIFIDRTVQQAEVIGLTIPDPDLKWNEETQHYDWGTIDWTEFNNVVAGNGPCNKERLAARNKAHNDGAWVRDAAVAYATKKAKRKAA